The Glycine soja cultivar W05 chromosome 6, ASM419377v2, whole genome shotgun sequence genome has a window encoding:
- the LOC114416077 gene encoding uncharacterized protein LOC114416077: MDPVKYIFEKTTLTGRIAWWQVLLSEFDIVYVTQKAIKGSALADYLAPQPINDYQLMHPEFPNEDIMTLFKEEVEDEDRDKWIVRFDGASTTLGHGVEAVLVTLDDQCRPFTARLSFDCMNNKAGYEACTLGIHVAVDFKVKLLKVYGDSALVIHQLRVEWETKDHKLIPYQAYIKKLTEFFDDISFHHIPGEENQMVDALATLASMFQLTPHGDLSYIEFRCRGKPARCCLIEDEQDGKTGYFDIKRYIKDKEY; the protein is encoded by the coding sequence atggacccagtcAAGTACATATTTGAAAAAACCACTCTCACCGGACGAATTGCTTGGTGGCAGGTTCTGCTGTCGGAATTTGACATTGTTTATGTCACTCAAAAGGcaataaagggaagcgccttggcagattacctAGCTCCGCAACCCATCAATGACTACCAATTAATGCATCCAGAATTCCCGaatgaggacatcatgaccttgttcAAGGAGGAAGTAGAGGATGAAGATAGGGATAAATGGATTGTGCGGTTCGACGGTGCATCCACCACACTAGGCCACGGAGTAGAGGCAGTTTTGGTTACCCTCGACGATCAGTGCAGACCCTTCACAGCTAGATTGAGCTTTGACTGCATGAACAACAAGGCCGGGTATGAGGCGTGCACCCTTGGGATCCATGTAGCGGTTGACTTCAAGGTCAAATTGCTCAAAGTATATGGGGACTCAGCCTTGGTAATCCACCAGTTGAGAGTAGAATGGGAAACTAAGGATCataagttgataccctaccagGCCTACATCAAGAAGCTGACGGAGTTCTTCGATGACATATCCTTCCACCACATTCCTGGAGAGGAGAATCAAATGGTCGATGCACTTGCCACTCTAGCATCCATGTTTCAGCTGACCCCGCATGGGGACTTGTCGTACATTGAGTTCAGATGTCGCGGCAAGCCAGCACGTTGCTGCTTAATAGAAGATGAGCAGGATGGTAAAACGGGGTACTTTGATATCAAGCGATACATCAAAGACAAGGAGTACTGA